The Lathyrus oleraceus cultivar Zhongwan6 chromosome 5, CAAS_Psat_ZW6_1.0, whole genome shotgun sequence genome includes the window TGCATTTCTCATGTATAAAATTATATCCCTTTCATGTAGTTGAAGGACATAGGTCCATTCAATGTTTTAAAATTCAGATCAGTGATCAATCTGGTCAAGGTACTCGATTATTAGGCCATTGATCAGATTGGTGGATCACTTGTCTATTTGTCGTCTTCTCTTTCCTAGGGCAATCCTAAGTTGTCACCCTAGGCATGGTATTTGCAAATATAATACTACACAATCCCTTAGACACAAGTCCTTCGGCAGAGGCAATATCAGCCAATAATTTCTAAGGTATCCTTTGACAGTTGATTTTGATATGAAATGTCAAGACTTTCTAATTGGGATATCTTCTTAACAGGTTCACAAAATCTTTTATCTGAGAGCTCTGCACACATTGCAATACACATGTGTCGTAGGTGACCATCACTGTAAAATTTGTAGCAAGACCTATTAAAATGGTAGTAAGACTTAAAACAGAAGGAAAATATTATGAAATTAATTACCAATTATTGACTATGTATGCAAGAAGATCATCCATTGTTAAATGCTCAATATCAATGTCTTCTACTTGAACACAAATTTGCTCAACTGCATTGTGACAAATCTTCACAAATTTATCCTTATTACGCATGGAATGCTTATAACCATACTTGGTAATGTTAATGGTTCGCCACATATGAGATCCTTGCAGATATTCTTCCAAATATGACAAACTTGACATGCACTAGTCAATATTTAAATCGTCCCTAATCTCTGGAGGATGTTTGTTGTTACATCTCTTGGAAGTTCAAGCCAGTTTGGGTCACttgttattttcatttttttcatcCGTTATCGAAAGATAAGATTTCATACCGCAAGTAATCGTTGGAATGTACTCCATATGTCTCACAATAGGTGTCCTCATTGAGATTCTCACACTTTTTAAGATAATGATTAAAAATGTGTTGATTTCAATGATAAAACGAATGTCATTTACTAAAATAACCTTATTAATAATAGATAGTGGAGTGGTTACATGATTTAAAATACAATAAATAAGGTTAAGTTAGTggaaataaataataaatatcACATTGGTATTCTAAAGGGACAAATAATTTGAgataaataaaaataagaaaGATGACACATATTGTGAGACGGGGGGAGTAATATTATGGTACTAACTTTTTATAAAGTGAAAAAACTAGTAAAAGCTTTAAAAATGAAATGTAGTTTCCAATAAACATTGAAAAATGATGACGATTAATATTATCATCCTACATTAAAAAATGGAAAatcaaaatgaataaaagtcgTTATGTTTCCTTCATTAAAAAGAGGGGGAAAAGATGGACTAGCACATTATAAGCCTTTATTTTGAATACAATATAAATCATATTTATAGGACACATATAATAAATGGAAAATTAATATGGAAATCACTAATATATGTACATTCATAATCATGTCATTTATAACACGTTCCTTTGAATGTCCATCAAGAATATGACTCATTAAAACCTTACAAGAAAATACTCGGCGGACAAAATTTTGATGAAGAAAAAAATACAATATTCTTTTTGATGAAACTACATCGTTACTAATCAATACAAATTATTACaaatgagaaaagaaattataGGGAGACAATCATCCATTATTCATAATAGTCTCCCTTTGAATGTTTGTTTAGGATATGCCCAGTTAAAATATTACTAGGAAAACCCCAATGGGAAAAAATCTAATGAAGGAAAAAGAGTACAATATCCTTTTAAGATAAATCAATGTCTCCCCCTCAGTTGAATGATTATTTATTCAATGATGAGGATTAATCTTTCATATTAGTTGGTTAAAATATTTATTTGGGAGTGACTTTGAGGAAAGATCTAGAAGATGTTCACTTGAACGAATTTGTTTGATGCTTATATCACCACTTTTTTAAACATCATGAGTCAAAAGGAACTTTGAAGAAATATGTTTTGTCTAGTCTCTTTTAATGTAATCATCTATGGTTTTTGTATTTATTTATCTGGAAGTCAAACCACAAGTCTATTGTATGTGTTGAATTAGAGACATCAAACAAATACATTCTCGACTTGATTCATGTAGTGCTAATTTTTTTGCATGATTAGATAAAGTTGTTTCTATGGTTTGTTTCACAGGTCTCCATGAAATAGTTGTACCAccataaataaaaaaataatttgtGCGATCTAAAATTATGAATATCTGACAAGTAACATGTTTCTGCATGACCCGTTAATTCTAATTTGGATGCTTTGAAATAAAACAAACTCATGTCAGTTGTACTCATAATATAACAAAGTATATGTTTAACTTTGTTCCATTGTCTTCTGAAGATGAGAaaaaacacaagaaggggggATAGTTGAGTTGTGTTGGCTTTTTCTTCTTAAGTATTTTCTTCTTCTGCTTCTATTagttttcaaccagattttgaaCACTTAGTTCAGAGTTTGACTCAGAAAAACTTTGTTAGCTTCTGAATGTCTTTATCAGATTCTGAACCAGAACTTGACTCAGAGTTGCACAGCTGATAGTAGTAGAATATTAAGATCAGAAATCAGGAAAGTAAAATAAAGAACGCACAGTAGTTATCATGCTTCCTCTCACAACTTGAGAGTAGTCAAATCACCTTTCACttccaagggattttcactataaCCAAATTGATTACAAATGCTCAAGCACCAAAAAAGAGACTTTCAATGCTCAAACCCACAAGTAAGAGACTTTTATGCTCAAGATCACAAGCAAGAGACTCTTAATGCTCAAACCCTCAAGTAAGAGACTTCTATTGTCAAGCACACAAAcaagagacttcaaatgctcaagcACTGAAGAAATAGACTTCTGACTCTATAACAAATTGTTAAGAGATTTGGTAACAACTACTtttgatatacaatcagaggtgtagACATAATACAACTTATAAATACTCTAAGACTTAAGAACTTCTAAAATATACAAAGTGTTAAGAGGTTCTAAGTCTATCAATTTTGATATCATGGGCAGATCCAAATCATCCGATAAAATATTTGGAGGTAAGGTAGTTGTTTTTTATGGAAAATTCTAGCACATTCTACCAGTTATACCAAGAGGCAACCATTCAAATATAATACATGCCACTATAAATTCATCATACATATGGGATTATTATGTGGTTTTGAAACTTACAAAGAACACACAACTTCAACAGTCCGCCATGAACTCAAGTCCATCTGAATTAGAACAATTTTCTAACTGGACGTTGAAAGTCGGCGATGGAAAGTTGGTAGAACCTAATGATGGTTATGTATATATTGACATCCCAACTGAATTTTTTATCATGGACTTTGATGATCCACTCCAAGCCATTGTCCAAAACACATATCCATATTTTGTTATGAATTACAAGAATGAAACATCTTTGCAATCAAGAGAAATTTTGGCTGGAACCATAGAGATTGTTGATCTTATAAATCATTATGTATTGGAATTCATTCCAGGTAATTGTTGATCTACAAATTTATATCTTTATAAACATATGCAAAACAATAATTATTTACCAATACAATATTATTTAATTCTTTGTAGGAGAGGAAAAGGAATATTTAAGTTCTGATTCAGTCGACACGCCTGATGGTGATGGCAATAAAGCATTTGATGTCTTAACTCCTGAATTTTTGAATACACTTAGAACTTATGTACTTCCCAATCACAAGATTAAGTTGAAGATTGACACTCCAATTGTGCTTCTTAGAAATATTGATCAATCAGAAGGTTTATGCAATGGAACATGACTGATTGTTACAAGATTGACAGACCATCTTATTGAAGCAAATATTATTTCAGGTAAGAACATAAGAGGTGTCATCTATATTACAAGAATGGATATTACTCATACCCAGTCCTCATGGCCCTTCAAAATGATTAGAAGGAAATTTCCTATAATTGTATGTTATGCTATGACAATCAACAAATCTCAAGGTCAGTCATTGGATTATATCGGAATATATTTTCCTAGAAATGTCTTCAGCCACGATCAACTTTATGTTGCAATATCAAGAGTAAAAAGCAAAAAAGGTCTTAAGATATTAATTCATGACAAAGAAAACCAACCGTTGGAGGCTACGACAAATGTTATTttcaaagaagtttttgaaaacgtATACAAAGTAAGTTAAACATTATCTTCATCACTGATAGAATGTTCTGCAGCTTGACATGTTTGTTCATTACAAAATTATTCTTTATTAATTGTGTTTTTTCTCCAATGCTTAAGAACATGCTGGTCATGAAGATTAGTTTTATTCATTATTATATTTAGATATTTGGCATCAGCAACAAAGTAAGCGTTAAGGTATAATACATATCCATGAATGATGCACATTACATCTTTTTCACATTAGGCTTATACAAAGCTATTTTCAATGTTGATCATttaatttgttttgtttgtttCAGAAGAACGAAGTTATACCGGTTGAAGAATCTGTGTTATGCTTAGGTTGCTATCAAATTTTTTAGACCA containing:
- the LOC127080144 gene encoding uncharacterized protein LOC127080144, with translation MNSSPSELEQFSNWTLKVGDGKLVEPNDGYVYIDIPTEFFIMDFDDPLQAIVQNTYPYFVMNYKNETSLQSREILAGTIEIVDLINHYVLEFIPGEEKEYLSSDSVDTPDGDGNKAFDVLTPEFLNTLRTYVLPNHKIKLKIDTPIVLLRNIDQSEGKNIRGVIYITRMDITHTQSSWPFKMIRRKFPIIVCYAMTINKSQGQSLDYIGIYFPRNVFSHDQLYVAISRVKSKKGLKILIHDKENQPLEATTNVIFKEVFENVYKIFGISNKVSVKKNEVIPVEESVLCLGCYQIF